One segment of Falco rusticolus isolate bFalRus1 chromosome 3, bFalRus1.pri, whole genome shotgun sequence DNA contains the following:
- the RPL30 gene encoding 60S ribosomal protein L30 isoform X2, protein MVAAKKTKKSLESINSRLQLVMKSGKYVLGYKQTLKMIRQGKAKLVILANNCPALRKSEIEYYAMLAKTGVHHYSGNNIELGTACGKYYRVCTLAIIDPGDSDIIRSMPEQTSEK, encoded by the exons ATGGTGGCCGCCAAGAAGACG aaaaagtccCTAGAGTCCATAAACTCTAGGCTTCAGCTGGTTATGAAAAGTGGTAAATATGTGCTAGGATACAAACAGACTCTGAAAATGATTCGGCAGGGCAAAGCCAAGCTGGTCATCCTAGCCAACAACTGTCCTGCTTTGAG aaaatcagagaTTGAGTACTACGCTATGCTTGCCAAGACTGGTGTCCATCACTATAGCGGCAACAACATTGAGTTGGGCACAGCGTGCGGAAAGTACTACAGAGTGTGCACACTGGCTATTATTGACCCAG GTGACTCTGACATCATTAGAAGCATGCCAGAACAAACCAGTGAGAAGTAA
- the RPL30 gene encoding 60S ribosomal protein L30 isoform X1, with protein MLFHIFFQKKSLESINSRLQLVMKSGKYVLGYKQTLKMIRQGKAKLVILANNCPALRKSEIEYYAMLAKTGVHHYSGNNIELGTACGKYYRVCTLAIIDPGDSDIIRSMPEQTSEK; from the exons atgcttttccacatcttttttcagaaaaagtccCTAGAGTCCATAAACTCTAGGCTTCAGCTGGTTATGAAAAGTGGTAAATATGTGCTAGGATACAAACAGACTCTGAAAATGATTCGGCAGGGCAAAGCCAAGCTGGTCATCCTAGCCAACAACTGTCCTGCTTTGAG aaaatcagagaTTGAGTACTACGCTATGCTTGCCAAGACTGGTGTCCATCACTATAGCGGCAACAACATTGAGTTGGGCACAGCGTGCGGAAAGTACTACAGAGTGTGCACACTGGCTATTATTGACCCAG GTGACTCTGACATCATTAGAAGCATGCCAGAACAAACCAGTGAGAAGTAA